A segment of the Candidatus Pelagisphaera phototrophica genome:
ACCGAGCGTTGGAACACGCGCCGCAAGTGTGGCACGAAGTGCTTTTTGAACATGAACCCGCACGTGGTCTGCCCATTGGACACGCGCGCCAGCGGCGGGGCCAACTCTCTGAGACGCACCAGCGGCATGTGGTATGACAGCAGCACCAGATCAAAGGGCATCTGGAGCATGCGGCCCATGTGCGTTACCACTTCATCCTTGGGCACCTCCCATTGAAAATCGTCTTCGAATACACACACTACGGTCTGCTCCAGGACCTCCGCTATGTCCAGGACGCGCAGCAAGCTCTGCGCCAGGCCGTACGCGCCGTTGGTGTGCTGGGTGGCGCGCAGCCGCATGGCATGGGGGAAGATAGGATTCAGCTCCGCTTCAATTTGGCGCCTCCTTTCCGCGGAGGAATCCAGGTTGATGTACAAGCATGCTACGTCGTGGAGAGTAGGCGTCATGTTGTTGTTATACGCGTTGAAAAATGCTGCCCATTATGTTTTTTGATTTGGCTTGCCATGTGCGCACGCGGAGATGACAGAGGGAGCGGAGCAGTACCAGGTGAGACTTGAAACCACTCGCCGCTATTTTTTTGGGGCGCTCCCAGGTTCGTTTCCCTCATCTCATCTCATCCATGCTGGCCTTTGTGACTACGCGACTGTGCCTTATTCTTCGTCAGCGACAATGGATATTATGTCGTATTGAATTTCCTATCAACGATAAGGTCAATGTTCCTTAGTCTGATCTTCAATTATAAAGTCTTTCCAATCGGTCATTCGCTCAAGTTCGTCAATAAAAACCATACTATCGGTTTAGTCATACGTCTCTGTACTTATCTAATTTTATTGATCTACGGTTGGGAATTGAAAACTAAACCTTAGTCCACTTAGCTACCTCTTGGCATGTAGAAAAAGTCATTCCCTACCGCTCCACAGCGTTACGACGAAAAATCTATACTACGAGAACTCAATTTTAACAACAAACAAAAGTGCTTACTTAAAAACTAATAATGTTGGTTAAGAAGACCTCTCGGGGATTAGGCATACGGATTATGGTGAGCGCACCGTCCGGATTGTACAGCACAGGGATCGCTGAGTTGTCGCCAAAGGCATATAAAACGGACCCCCTCATCCTGCAACTCGAACTTTAAACGCACGCACCCGACTCCTACCACGAATGAGTATCCGGTTCGGTGTCCAATGCACTGGAATGGGCGTATACGGAGGACCCTTTCGCAGCGGCCCGGATAAGCTCCTGGAATAAAGCTTTGGAAGCTTTCCGGGGTACTGAGCCAAAGGGTAGTCGTATTCGTATACCTGCACTCGACGGCGTAATGCCGGGGCACGTGACCTGACGTATCAACTGGAAAGATCCGGCTAATAAACCTTCCGCTCCTCTTCGATAATGAAACTTTCCAAGTCTCTCTCGATCTGAGCTCTGTCGAGGTCGATCCCGATAAATACGATTTCCTGGCGGCGATCCCCTGTTTTGTCATCCCATTTCCGCCAGACTTCCGCCGGGACCTGAGAGCGATCCATCTCTCCACTGCTGACTAACGCGTGTATCCATTTGCTAAGATGGTCGAATCGCAAAATATCGCCCGCCAGCGAAAGATAACCAACACGATCCGGCTCCCTGTCTGTCCACACGAAACCCTTTGCTCGCAGCAACCCCTGGATGCCGATTCTCAAAAAATTCACTAACTTGTCATGGCAAATCTGACGGCGCGATCGGAAAACGAATGCCATGAGACCAAAGTCTCCGTGATCATGAGCACCGACAGGTTTCGCCCCACCATTCGGCACTTGAGCCTTCCCTGAAAATTCCAAATCACAGCGCGAACTGCTGAATGTGCTTGAGATATCGAAACGCTCTTCCTCTAGCAACTGCTCAATTTCAACCTGCCCCTCGCTCGTCTTGAGTATCTCGGCCGAAGGACTGATTGCGGCAAGCGCATCCTCCGACCGTCGGATAGACTCCTCGCTCACGAGATCGGTTTTGTTCAACACAATCACACTCGCACACTCGACCTGCAAAGTCAGCAACTCGCTGAGTGGGCGGCGCGGATCGGAAAAGAGCAGCAACGAGCGACGCACCGGCTCATAGGTTTCCTTAATCTTCTTCACCCACCATTCGGCATCGATAAGCGTCACCAAATTTGAGATACGAACGAAGTCCAACGATGATACGCCTTCTTCGTCTCGACCCATCAAACTGGCAACGATGCGTTGCGGTTCCGCAATTCCGGTCGCCTCAACGATGATACAATCCGGCTTTCGCTTGGCCAACTCGACAACCGCTTCTCCGAACGCTCCTTGAATACCGCAGCAGATGCAGCCGTTGCTCAGCTCAACGACATCGTCAGAAGAACCAGAATCGACCTGAGTCACATCTCGTGCTAAGGTCGCATCGATATTGACCTCCCCTACATCGTTGACCAGTACCGACAAACGACGGCCCTTCGGATGACGCAACAAATGATTAAGCACCGTCGTCTTACCCGCGCCCAAGAAACCACTCAAAATGATGAGTGGAATCCGACCATCCGCCACGCCCCTATCAAAACTCGAATCAACTACGTCCGAAACTTTACTCATTCTTTTCTAAACAATAAAAACTCCGCCGTTCACTCTACTCATTTTCACGGACTAGCACAATGAGACGGGGTCGCCTCACCTGAACAACTCTCTTATTGCAAATAGCTTTCATTAAAATCAAGCCTTACTTTTACCAAGTAAGGTCAAATCCAAGATGCCACTTTCCGATCAGGACAGATTGATAATTACCCGCTTTGAGCACTTCGGGTATCGTTACCGCTGAATGGTTCAAAGAGAGTTTGGGTGCTCCCGATTTTGCCTCAGGTGCGGCTAACTGGGGCACACCCACGCTATGTGGATACCGACCGGTTAGCAATGCCGCTCGCGTGGGCGAACATATCGGCGCTGACGCATAGAAGCGAGATAAGCTTACCCCTTCCTTGGTCAATTGATCGAGATGCGGCGTGTCTATGTTTGAAGCCGGCCCTAGGTCTGCCCAACCCATATCGTCGGCAAGAATCACAATTATCTTCTGGGGCGGAGACGAGTCACCCTGTAGGGAGCAAGCGGATAGAATCAATTTCCCAACGAGAAGGTATTTGAATAGTTTATAGGTCACTACTTTTTAAATACGTTCACACGTTGGCCCGAATCAGCCGATGCATTTGCCGCTTCCAATATCTGAAGTACACGCAGGCCATCTGAAAAATCAGGTGCGATGGGCTGGCCTTTCGTAATCGCGATCAAGAAATCCGCTACCGCATGAACAAAGGTGTGCTCATAGCCGATTGCATGTCCCGGAGGCCACCACTTCCCGACGTAGGGATGCTCCGGCTCCGAAGCGAGAATGGTGCGATAGCCCCGCAAATGACTCGGATCTTCCTTCGAATAAAACTCAAGCCGAGTAAGATCCTCCAAGTCCCACCTAAGCGCTCCTTGACTTCCGAAAATTTCAAACTGATTGGCATTGCGTTGACCGGTCGCGAACCGGGTTGCCTCGAAAGAACCCAGTGCACCGCAGTCGAAGTTTACGAGCATCTGCGACGCATCATCCACATCGACTGCATCCATCGTTCTACTACCCTTTTCAATGGGTCGCTCGTTGACGAAGGTACGTTTCTGGCAATAGACGGAATCAATTTTTCCAACCAAGAAATGGGCTAGATCAACACTGTGGGAATTCAAATCCCCATGAGGTCCATAACCCGCGTGAGCTTTCTTCAGCTTCCAACCGATCGGTGCTTTCGGATCCACCAGCCAATGCTGCAGATACGCGCCACGCCAATGGCGAATCTCACCGATTCGTCCTTCTTCTATGATTTGCTTTGCCAGCGAAACGGCGGGACTGCGCCGATAATTGTAGTTTACGTAATGACGCACATTGGCTTTTTCAGCTTCACGGATCATTTCTTCGGCCGCTTGCACGGTTAGAGCCATCGGCTTTTCACAAAATATATGCTTTCCGCATTTCGCGGCCGCAATAGCGACCTCGGGTTGCAAGGATTGCGGTAGGGACAAGTCCACTACATCGACATCCTCTCTATCTACAACCGTCCGCCAGTCTATCGAAAATTCCTCGAACCCCCATCGTCGTGCGAACGCTTCGGTCTTCGCCGCATCGCGTCCGCAGACCACTTTCAGGATCGGATCCAACTTCGGTTCGAAAAAGGGCACAACCTGCCTCCAGGCATTGGCATGGGCCCGGCCCATGAACTCGGTTCCAATGAGAGCAATTCGTATTTTCTTCTTCATAATTTTGATGTGGGAATCTTTCGCTAAGAACTAGACGTTTCCTTTTCGCATTTCTTCGACGGCGTAATTGGCCGCGCGGGCGGTGATCGCCATGTAGGTCAGGGAGGGATTTTGCGTGGACGTGGAGGTCATACAGGCTCCGTCTGTAACAAGTACATTCTTACAGGCGTGCAGTTGGTTCCATTTATTCAGAAGAGAAGTTTTAGGGTCTTTGCCCATCCGCACTCCACCCATTTCATGGATATCGATTCCGGGGGCCTGGCGCTTCTGGGTGGTTTTGATATTTGTGAAACCGGCGGCGGCCAACATTTCGGAGAGCTGGTCCCAGCGCTGGTCGTCGGTGATAACGAACACGATGTTAGGCCTGTCCTTCATGTCTCGTCGCAGCTCTTGAGCAGAGTCGGACGTGTGCCAAACGGGTCGTGATTCCGCCGCTTCGAGGAAGCAAGCAAGACCATTAAAGAATATGAGGGCTATAAGAAGGTAACGCATCGATATATGCCTTGATTGTATCATACATCTCAGAGAGCGTGCGACAGTATCTATGCTAAATACGACAATCATTAGGCCCAAGACCCTGCATCGCAACCGCTCGAAAAGAACCCTACGCAAACTCGCTTCCGAACGAGATGCATGGCTGGCCCAAATTCCTTCCTGGGGACTGTTTCATCGGATTTTTGACGAGATCCCTGGTTATTATTTCTTCGCCAAGGATCGCAAGGGACGTACCATGATAACCAGTCGATCCGTCCTGGACCGCTACCAGATGGAGAATGAGGATGAGATGCTCGGCTTTACGGATTACGACATAAATCCGCGATCCATGGCCGAGCGATATGTTGAAGACGACAAACTTCTCCTCAATGGCGAAGTCGATCGGATCGAGCATTTGGAGCTCTGGTTTGACAAACAAGGCATGCCCGATTGGTACATCGTAACCAAACTTCCTATTATAAATCGAAGGCGACGCCCCATCGGCGTGATGGGCGTTCTCCGCCGGGCTGCGGAACAAGAGCGGAAATTGCCCGTTCTGGAAAGCGTCGCCCAGGCAGTCATGATTATCCGCAAGAAATTTCCTGGAAACATTTCCATGCTGGACCTGGCCGATGCTTGCGGCCAATCGCTTCGCAGCTTGCAGCGCCGGTTCAACGAAGCGTTTGGCATTAGCCCACAAGAATTCCTCATAAAAACTCGGGTTTCCGAAGCAATGAAACTCCTTCAAGAGACCAACTTGACAGCCGCTCAAATAGCAAGCCGTTGCGGATTTGTGGATGCGTGCAGTTTGTCCGATCACTTTAAGAAACGGAGCGGATTAACTCCAACCGAGTATCGTTCGAGCCATCGACAACCCACTCGCTAAAGGTGCGGAAGTTATTGAACCTGCATACGCCAGAAAACAGTCGAACGGGTATCCCTACTTGATACCGCTTCGTCAACCTATCAATCTCCCCAAACTCAATTCGGAATAATCGTACTGAACTCTTCCGGAGCATTGCGGTATGCCATGGAGCTCTAGGACCAAAAAAACGGGCTGCGGCAACCATCTATTCGCAATCATCCCACCTTGGAGTATTTCGATGCCCGATACCTCTTTTTCCTAGCAGGAACCTTGCCTTGACCAGACTGATCATTCCCTATTCAAAAGGCTGCCACGAATCAGCCCCTCCTCGATGCTATTCTTCAGCCCACTATTTCTGTTCGTATTCCTCCCGATCGCCTGGATTGTCTTCATGGCAATCGGCTCGCGAGTCCCTGCATGGGTATCGATTTGCTGGCTGCTTGTTTGCTCGTGGGTATTCTACGCTTGGGCCTATCCCGTCCACCTGCTCTTGCTCATGGGTTCAGTCGCCGCCAACTACTTATGTTCCGTAGCAATCGAACGAACCTCTCAATCTCATGTGGCCAAACGATACCTGGTTGCCGGCATCGCGGCCAACCTTCTGATATTGGGAGGCTTCAAATATTCCGGCTTTGCGACCGAATCGGTAGCCACTCTTTTCGGACTCTCGCTCACCCCACCCTCGTTTCTCCTTCCACTCGCGATCTCGTTTTTCACCTTCCAGCAGATTTCCTATCTCGTCATTACCTATCGCGAAAAACGCCTTATCGCTAAACCCCATGAGTATGCACTCTACGTTTCCTTTTTCCCTCAGCTAATCGCCGGGCCAATCGTCCAGCCGGACGAAATGATTCCGCAATTGCAGACCAAGCGATTTGGGCGACCTTCACTGGACGATATCGGGCTCGGAATCAGTCTATTCACTATCGGGCTCGGGAAGAAGATTCTGCTGGCTGACAATCTAGCTCCCATCGCCGATTCCGCATTCGCGCTGAGCGCTCAAGGAGAAAGCCTATCCGCGTTCAGCGCATGGTTGGGACTTCTCGCATTTTCTCTGCAAATCTATTTCGATTTTTCCGCCTACTCAGAAATGGCTCTAGGACTGGGTCGCTTTTTTGGAATTCGGCTTCCCGAAAATTTTGCTTCCCCCTATCGAGCCATCAATATCATTGATTTCTGGAGACGATGGCACGTTACCCTTTCCACTTTTTTCAAAAAATTCCTCTACATACCCCTCGGCGGCAGTCGCAGCGGGTTTTTCCGAAAGTACTCTAACTTGATTCTAACGATGACCATTGCCGGGCTCTGGCACGGCGCGAACTACACGTTCCTGCTTTGGGGTCTCGCCCATGGCACGCTTCTAGCAATTAACCACCTCTGGAAAAACAGCCCGATCAAGCTCCCGACCAAACTCTCGTGGGCACTGACTTTTTTGAGCGTGACACTATGCTGGACGCTCTTCCGATCAGACAGTTTAAACGAATCAGTCCGTTATTTTCAAGCGCTCTTCGGTGAGTTCGGATGGATTACCGCAGATGGCCTTCCTCTGAGCGAGTTTCTCAAAACGCTCGAACCAGTGGATTCCTGGAAAACCGTTCATTACGCGATTCACTTCCTCGAATGGTATCCGGGACTCATCAATGGGGTTCATGCCGGCCATTTCATTTTTTCTGAAATCATGTTATCGTCTCTTCAAGTTCTCGTAGCACTCACCTTGGTTCTGTGCTTCCCCCGACCCCTTTCCTGGCTCACCCATCCGCTCAACGAGGCCCCCGTATTCAAGAAACGGGCTGCGTTTCTGACGGCCATCATCATTGTGATAGTTATTATTCAAAGCGGTACTTT
Coding sequences within it:
- a CDS encoding sulfatase-like hydrolase/transferase gives rise to the protein MTYKLFKYLLVGKLILSACSLQGDSSPPQKIIVILADDMGWADLGPASNIDTPHLDQLTKEGVSLSRFYASAPICSPTRAALLTGRYPHSVGVPQLAAPEAKSGAPKLSLNHSAVTIPEVLKAGNYQSVLIGKWHLGFDLTW
- a CDS encoding AraC family transcriptional regulator is translated as MLNTTIIRPKTLHRNRSKRTLRKLASERDAWLAQIPSWGLFHRIFDEIPGYYFFAKDRKGRTMITSRSVLDRYQMENEDEMLGFTDYDINPRSMAERYVEDDKLLLNGEVDRIEHLELWFDKQGMPDWYIVTKLPIINRRRRPIGVMGVLRRAAEQERKLPVLESVAQAVMIIRKKFPGNISMLDLADACGQSLRSLQRRFNEAFGISPQEFLIKTRVSEAMKLLQETNLTAAQIASRCGFVDACSLSDHFKKRSGLTPTEYRSSHRQPTR
- a CDS encoding CobW family GTP-binding protein, whose amino-acid sequence is MSKVSDVVDSSFDRGVADGRIPLIILSGFLGAGKTTVLNHLLRHPKGRRLSVLVNDVGEVNIDATLARDVTQVDSGSSDDVVELSNGCICCGIQGAFGEAVVELAKRKPDCIIVEATGIAEPQRIVASLMGRDEEGVSSLDFVRISNLVTLIDAEWWVKKIKETYEPVRRSLLLFSDPRRPLSELLTLQVECASVIVLNKTDLVSEESIRRSEDALAAISPSAEILKTSEGQVEIEQLLEEERFDISSTFSSSRCDLEFSGKAQVPNGGAKPVGAHDHGDFGLMAFVFRSRRQICHDKLVNFLRIGIQGLLRAKGFVWTDREPDRVGYLSLAGDILRFDHLSKWIHALVSSGEMDRSQVPAEVWRKWDDKTGDRRQEIVFIGIDLDRAQIERDLESFIIEEERKVY
- a CDS encoding Gfo/Idh/MocA family protein, whose protein sequence is MKKKIRIALIGTEFMGRAHANAWRQVVPFFEPKLDPILKVVCGRDAAKTEAFARRWGFEEFSIDWRTVVDREDVDVVDLSLPQSLQPEVAIAAAKCGKHIFCEKPMALTVQAAEEMIREAEKANVRHYVNYNYRRSPAVSLAKQIIEEGRIGEIRHWRGAYLQHWLVDPKAPIGWKLKKAHAGYGPHGDLNSHSVDLAHFLVGKIDSVYCQKRTFVNERPIEKGSRTMDAVDVDDASQMLVNFDCGALGSFEATRFATGQRNANQFEIFGSQGALRWDLEDLTRLEFYSKEDPSHLRGYRTILASEPEHPYVGKWWPPGHAIGYEHTFVHAVADFLIAITKGQPIAPDFSDGLRVLQILEAANASADSGQRVNVFKK
- a CDS encoding MBOAT family O-acyltransferase; the protein is MLFFSPLFLFVFLPIAWIVFMAIGSRVPAWVSICWLLVCSWVFYAWAYPVHLLLLMGSVAANYLCSVAIERTSQSHVAKRYLVAGIAANLLILGGFKYSGFATESVATLFGLSLTPPSFLLPLAISFFTFQQISYLVITYREKRLIAKPHEYALYVSFFPQLIAGPIVQPDEMIPQLQTKRFGRPSLDDIGLGISLFTIGLGKKILLADNLAPIADSAFALSAQGESLSAFSAWLGLLAFSLQIYFDFSAYSEMALGLGRFFGIRLPENFASPYRAINIIDFWRRWHVTLSTFFKKFLYIPLGGSRSGFFRKYSNLILTMTIAGLWHGANYTFLLWGLAHGTLLAINHLWKNSPIKLPTKLSWALTFLSVTLCWTLFRSDSLNESVRYFQALFGEFGWITADGLPLSEFLKTLEPVDSWKTVHYAIHFLEWYPGLINGVHAGHFIFSEIMLSSLQVLVALTLVLCFPRPLSWLTHPLNEAPVFKKRAAFLTAIIIVIVIIQSGTFQTTPFIYFRF